Proteins encoded within one genomic window of Triticum aestivum cultivar Chinese Spring chromosome 2D, IWGSC CS RefSeq v2.1, whole genome shotgun sequence:
- the LOC123050060 gene encoding myricetin 3-O-rhamnoside 1,2-glucosyltransferase UGT709G2-like, which produces MDSAPTVAVHVLVFPWPRQGLINPMLHLATALLDAGVHVTFLHTEHNLCRIARAPPPRLRLLSIPDGLPDDHPRHYMELMESMCTTGSASYRALLLSLLPPADDVPPVTCVIADGTMPFATDIAEDLGIPALAFCTFSACSSLAFMSMPKVFELGENPFPADDPVCGVLGMEGILRRRDLPRGPGLCSTEQAGGGDPMILKIGEGVAHSCKARALIINTSASMERPALAHIASHTRDVFAVGPLHASSRAAASASLWREDDGCMAWLDGHGDRSVVYVSLGSIAVISYEQLTEFLSGLAATGYAFLLVLRPGMVQMASSALLREAVAVAQAGKAKIVEWAPQRDVLRHRAVGCFLTHAGWNSTLECAVEGVPMVCWPFFLDQQMNSRLVGAVWRTGLDMKDVCDRAVVEKMVREAMVSGQIKAAAQAMAEQLRLDIADGGSSSSELGRLVRFIRELSVKSGPEPRIT; this is translated from the coding sequence ATGGACTCTGCGCCTACGGTGGCGGTGCACGTCCTTGTGTTCCCTTGGCCACGGCAGGGACTCATCAACCCCATGCTCCACCTCGCCACggccctcctcgacgccggcgtccacgtCACCTTCCTCCACACCGAGCACAACCTCTGCCGCATTGCGAGGGCGCCTCCGCCGCGCCTACGTTTGCTGTCTATCCCCGATGGCCTCCCCGACGACCACCCCCGCCACTACATGGAGCTGATGGAGTCCATGTGCACGACCGGCAGCGCCTCGTACCGTGCCCTGCTCTTGTCATTGCTTCCGCCCGCCGACGATGTGCCGCCGGTGACATGCGTTATCGCCGATGGCACCATGCCGTTCGCCACCGACATCGCCGAGGATCTCGGCATCCCGGCGCTTGCCTTCTGCACATTCAGCGCGTGCAGCTCCCTGGCGTTCATGTCCATGCCCAAGGTCTTCGAGCTCGGCGAGAACCCCTTCCCTGCGGACGACCCAGTGTGTGGCGTTTTGGGGATGGAGGGCATCCTCCGGCGACGAGATCTTCCTCGTGGTCCTGGACTCTGCTCCACTGAGCAAGCAGGCGGCGGAGATCCCATGATACTCAAGATTGGCGAGGGCGTCGCTCATAGCTGCAAGGCACGTGCGTTGATAATCAACACCTCCGCGTCCATGGAGCGGCCAGCGCTCGCCCACATCGCGTCGCACACACGCGACGTCTTCGCGGTAGGTCCACTCCACGCCAGCTCGAGGGCCGCCGCAAGCGCGAGCCTGTGGCGGGAGGACGACGGTTGCATGGCGTGGTTAGACGGCCACGGCGACCGGTCCGTCGTATACGTGAGCCTGGGGAGCATCGCCGTGATCTCGTACGAGCAGCTCACCGAGTTCCTCTCCGGCCTCGCAGCCACCGGGTACGCCTTCCTCTTGGTGCTCCGGCCGGGCATGGTCCAGATGGCTAGCTCAGCGCTACTTCGAGAAGCCGTCGCGGTAGCGCAAGCCGGCAAGGCCAAGATCGTGGAGTGGGCTCCTCAGCGGGACGTGCTGCGGCACAGAGCGGTGGGCTGCTTCCTGACACACGCCGGTTGGAACTCCACGCTGGAATGCGCCGTCGAGGGCGTGCCGATGGTGTGCTGGCCCTTCTTCCTCGACCAACAGATGAACAGCCGTCTCGTGGGCGCCGTGTGGAGGACGGGGCTGGACATGAAGGACGTGTGCGACAGGGCTGTCGTGGAGAAGATGGTGAGGGAGGCCATGGTGTCCGGCCAGATCAAGGCAGCGGCCCAAGCCATGGCGGAGCAGTTGAGGCTGGACATCGCCGACGGGGGCTCATCGTCATCCGAGTTAGGGCGGCTCGTCCGTTTCATCAGAGAGCTCAGCGTCAAGTCTGGTCCAGAGCCAAGAATTACTTAA